From Candidatus Neptunochlamydia vexilliferae:
CCTGCAAACACTTGGTAGGCAAAGCTGGAAAGCCCTACTTTTATATGATCAAAGAGAATGCCCACATCATGTTTTTCTAGCGCTTTTACAAACTTCTCCGAAGACTGCACATCTACACTATTTGTAAAATGCTTAACAAGAGAGTTCATGAAAGCCGTTCGTACTTCTTCGTTAGGAAGCCCTAAATGGTAACGTTTTGAGATAGAGTTGTAATCCTTAATGGTAAAATATCCGGCTTGATATATCAAAGCTTTTAAGTCGATGTCTTCTATAGAGCTGATATCCATCAGCTCATCACCCCGTGCTGTTGTTCTATCAAGAGAGATCATTGATTGGGGATGGCTTTTGAGTTGGTTCACCAAAAATAACGGTGTACCAGTGCTATACCAATAGCCTGCTGGCTCTTTTTTACTCATAAAATTGAGCGTAGAAAAGGGGTTATAAACACAAACATCACTCTTCGAGAACCGATAACCATTATACCAGCTTCGAACCTCATCGATGACCTTTTCTTCTGATACTAAATTCCCCTGTTCACTCTTCTCTTGAGCAATTATTTTGATATAATCTTGAAAAGTTGCCCTGAGCTCTTCTTCGGTGTATCCCATGATTCCTGCATACTTGGGATCCATTGTGATATCATTTAAATTATTAAGAGTAGAGAAAAGGGAAACTCGAGAGAATTTACTGATACCTGTTATAAATGTGAATTTTAAGTATTTGTCTAAGCTTTTAATTGTTCCAAAAAAATCTCTTAAAAGATCTCTATTCTGTTTCGCGATTTCAACAGATTGCAAATTATTAATAATTGGCCGGTCATATTCATCTATTAGAACAACAACCCGATTTTTTTCAGCAAGCTTTATTACGAGCCTTTTTAGTTGAGACTGGCTAGATGCGCCGGTAACAGATACACCATAAGCTGTAGCAATATCTTCAAGGGCTTCCTTTAACCCTGTTTCTAGCTGCTCGGGAGATGTACTTAGAATTTGAGCAAAATCAAAGTATAGAACGGGATATTCTTGCCAGTCATAGTCGCTATTGTAGATCTGACATTCTTTAAACAGCTCCCTATTCCCTTTAAAAATTTCTTCCAATGTATTAAGAAATAAAGATTTTCCGAACCTTCTCGGGCGGGATATAAAGTAATGCTTTCCTACTTCTATTAACTCTTTGGCAAACAGTGTTTTATCAATGTAAACTTGATCTTCTTCAAGGATTTCACGGATACTTTGAATCCCAATTGGCAACTTTTTCATTTGACTAAAGCTCTGAATTTCTGGTATTTGCCTTTATTTTAAGCAATCACTGCGAACTCTGCAACTGTAAAATTTTATCTTCCAAAAACTGTCGTGTAATGGGGAAACTAAAATTAGAGTATCGTTTTTATTTCTCTTTTATGTTATGTTTTCAATTACCCCTCTGGAGCGTGGGCCAGTTGGGTATTTGAGGCGAGGAAATAGGCTATGATAACCATCTATGATAAGGGAGAGCACGACGAAGAGTTCATTGAAATCCCTGAGCCTAAACAGGGATGCTGGATTCATGTCGAAGAAGCGACCACCAATGACATCAACCAGATCAGTAAGCTGATCGACCTCGATTATACCGACATGTATGACGCTCTTGATCGGTACGAAATCCCCCGTGTTGAAAGAGAAGACAAAAATGTCCTTATCTTCACCCGCCACCCCATCGATCCCGAAGCAGGGCTCTACACCACCACCTTCACCATCATCCTGACCAAAGATTACTTCATCACCATCTGCCCCCAAAAAAGTCAGATCATTAGCAACCTCATCTCCCAAAAGCCCAAGTTTAGCCCCTCCCAAAAGTCAAAGTTTCTGATCTACATCCTTCTCAAGATCACCCAAGAGTATACTCTTCAGATTAAAAAGATCCGAACCAACGTCCTCAAACAAGAAAAAAAGACCTCCCTTGTCGATAGCAAGGACATTACCAACCTGACAAGCTACGAAGAGGTTTTGAACCAGTACCTTTCCTCCCTTGTTCCGATGCGGGGAGTGCTCGAGTCGATCACCTCAGGTCGCTACACCATCCTCTACGAAAAGGACCAAGACCTTCTCGAAGATCTCCTCCACGCCAGCATCCAGTCCGAAGACCTCTGCTCGATCAATCTGCGGAGTATCCGCAGCCTACGCGACTCTTACCAGATTATCTTTACCAACCAGCTAAACAAAACGATCAAGCTCCTCACCGCGCTGACCATCATCTTGAGCATCCCCACGATGGTCGCCTCCCTCTACGGGATGAACGTCGGCCTCCCCATTGCCGAGATGAAACACGCCTTTTCGATCATCATGATCTTCATCGTGATTTTATCGATTTTCTCTTTGATTATTTTCCAACGGAAAAAGTGGCTATAGAGGTTTATTTCTTATAAAGCTCTGCCCATTTTCCAGCGTAGAGCTCATCAACAAGTGCTAAATGGTCTTGACTTGCTGCTACTAGTTTTTTAAGAGACTGCCAACAGCGAATACAGCGGATACGATCTTTGTACGTTTCATACTTCTTTGGAAGATCTCCATACTCTTTATGCTTTTCAACACGCTTTGCAAAGGTATCCTCTGTATTTATATGGGTATTTACGTCGATTTTTGCCCGCTTTTCAAGACGTGTTAATACATTAGACACCCCTCGATTTTTTAGATCATCTTTGTTCCCCATCCAGTCTTTATTAAAGTCGATACAAGCCCTTTCATAACCTGCAAAAACTTTCTCTAGCTCTTTGATCTTCTCGTCTAGTTCCTTAACAAGATGCTCTGCCGCTTCCTTTATTTTTTGTTGTTCGAGTGCTATTTTAAGCTCCTTATCTTGCTTCTTTCTTTCGGCTTCCCTTTTAGACTCTTCAATAGCTTTCTTTTCTGGATCCTCATGCTGAAGTTGTTGCGCAATTAAACTATCATGAGCAGTGTCTGGTAAGTTAGTCACCCTCACAAAACCTTTGGCCCAATTAGAATTAAAGCAAGCTGCAAAAGATAAGAAGAACGAAAGGGCAAAACAGATGGTGGTATTAAGAGCGCTTTTTCCCTCCTCAAAAAGGTGTTTGCGCGCCTCTTCTTCACCATAAATGGGGAATTTGCCGAGAGTTCCTAGAAGGGTCGATGCGCTATAATAAAAAATATTCCCCGCATTCATCAAAGTTGCAAGAAAAAAATTAACAGCAACGATTCCCTCCCCTTTATTAGCATTGACGTAGACTTGCTCGGTTCCCAATGCTTCCTCAGGGATCTGAAAAGGATACTGTCCAATATTAAGTGTTACAGTCTGCATAAAATTCCTTATGATTTTCAACCCGGATTGCTACCTAATATCAAATGAAGGGATTTTCAATTTTTTTTCAGGTTTATGGGGGCAAAATGACTACATACTTTGATAAAGTAGGGGTCATTTTATCCCTCTGAACCTGGAGAAAAAGAAAAATTCAAGCAGTTGACAGTAGGTAGCACTCCGGGGTTCAGAGAAATCATAGAAGAAATGGGAGTTTTAGGCCAGCTAAATCAGCAGAATAGCGGGATTTTCAAGGAATTTCTGGACGGTGCGGATGAATTTGGCTCCATCGGCCCCATCAACGACCCGATGATCGCTCGATAGAGAGATCATCATCCGCTTGCCGGGGACCACCTCTCCCCCTTTGACGACGGGGCAGTCGCGGATCCCCCCAACGGCAAGGATCGAGACCTGTGGCGGATTGATCACCGCTTGGAAATCGTGGATCCCAAACATCCCGAGATTGGAGATGGTAAAGGAGCCTCCACGGTATTGGTGAGGTTGGATCTTTCCCTCTTTGGCAAGGGTAGCCAGCTGCTTCACTTCAGCGGAGATCTGCCCCATGTTTTTATAGTCGGCATGACGGATAATCGGAGTGATCAGCCCTTCATCGATGCTCACCGCCACAGCGATATCGATCGTTTGGAAGCGGATGATCTTTTCCCCTGCAGCGTCGAAGCCGCTGTTTACAACGGGGTGTTCTTTCAGAGACAGGGCAACGGCTCGCATCACAAAATCGTTAAAGGTGACCTTGATGCCCGAGGCTTTGAGCTGCTCACGGAGGTTGATCATCTCCTCCACATCGATATCTTGTTGGATGTAGAAATGGGGAATAAAGGTTTTCGAAGCTTGGAGTTTGTCCCCAATCGCTTTCCGCA
This genomic window contains:
- a CDS encoding ATP-binding protein, with amino-acid sequence MKKLPIGIQSIREILEEDQVYIDKTLFAKELIEVGKHYFISRPRRFGKSLFLNTLEEIFKGNRELFKECQIYNSDYDWQEYPVLYFDFAQILSTSPEQLETGLKEALEDIATAYGVSVTGASSQSQLKRLVIKLAEKNRVVVLIDEYDRPIINNLQSVEIAKQNRDLLRDFFGTIKSLDKYLKFTFITGISKFSRVSLFSTLNNLNDITMDPKYAGIMGYTEEELRATFQDYIKIIAQEKSEQGNLVSEEKVIDEVRSWYNGYRFSKSDVCVYNPFSTLNFMSKKEPAGYWYSTGTPLFLVNQLKSHPQSMISLDRTTARGDELMDISSIEDIDLKALIYQAGYFTIKDYNSISKRYHLGLPNEEVRTAFMNSLVKHFTNSVDVQSSEKFVKALEKHDVGILFDHIKVGLSSFAYQVFAGAKECTYQAMLLSMLHGMGFDPLSERAVNTGRIDVVLEMPKTTYILELKLDGSADKALQQIYQKDYFVPYTHKGKEIAIIGANFSSEARNVSEWKGDLLSESGEKVRELSPDGRG
- a CDS encoding magnesium transporter CorA family protein, whose translation is MITIYDKGEHDEEFIEIPEPKQGCWIHVEEATTNDINQISKLIDLDYTDMYDALDRYEIPRVEREDKNVLIFTRHPIDPEAGLYTTTFTIILTKDYFITICPQKSQIISNLISQKPKFSPSQKSKFLIYILLKITQEYTLQIKKIRTNVLKQEKKTSLVDSKDITNLTSYEEVLNQYLSSLVPMRGVLESITSGRYTILYEKDQDLLEDLLHASIQSEDLCSINLRSIRSLRDSYQIIFTNQLNKTIKLLTALTIILSIPTMVASLYGMNVGLPIAEMKHAFSIIMIFIVILSIFSLIIFQRKKWL
- a CDS encoding pyruvate dehydrogenase complex dihydrolipoamide acetyltransferase, with the protein product MPFTLTMPKLSPTMEGGTIVKWHKKEGDLVKDGELLLEVATDKATVEHNALDGGYLRKILIEEGSDARVNEAVAIFTETQDESLEGYTPEGIKEEKEVPQEERETAAATPSSPQKGSGVTLAAAAFPIEPPLEDYTFAFETEMRERLAASPLAKKLAKEKGIDLTSVKGSGPDGRVMSRDLDLGQPDAPATFGQTKMPSEKPGSYVEEAITPMRKAIGDKLQASKTFIPHFYIQQDIDVEEMINLREQLKASGIKVTFNDFVMRAVALSLKEHPVVNSGFDAAGEKIIRFQTIDIAVAVSIDEGLITPIIRHADYKNMGQISAEVKQLATLAKEGKIQPHQYRGGSFTISNLGMFGIHDFQAVINPPQVSILAVGGIRDCPVVKGGEVVPGKRMMISLSSDHRVVDGADGAKFIRTVQKFLENPAILLI